A window of the Lactuca sativa cultivar Salinas chromosome 7, Lsat_Salinas_v11, whole genome shotgun sequence genome harbors these coding sequences:
- the LOC111883868 gene encoding protein phosphatase 2C 56, with product MLMDSEDGDANHVDSFEISSASSTVSSLFSSSDVDVSSNLSITSSSSGEILAAAVVPLTLTVEREGEEGRVARKLKKCVGRNKGVAWGFRSVIGRRKEMEDAVAVVPGFMSHTCDRVGGCTNPGSGNSVEISPIHFFGVYDGHGGSQVAKFCAERMHEVIAEEWDQEASNGCKWKQRWESVMSSSFERADNEVLSEAAAPEIVGSTAVAVVLSGCQIIVSNCGDSRAVLFRGTESIPLTVDQKPDREDELLRIEEQDGKVINWNGARVFGVLAMSRAIGDRYLRPWIIPVPEITFTTRTDEDECLIIASDGLWDVMSNTEVGEVARRILRRRRRSAAGEVPAAQVLADSLIEIAVGRNSSDNISVIVVDLKSKRKHHHISSSS from the exons ATGCTCATGGATTCCGAAGACGGAGACGCTAACCACGTTGACTCGTTTGAGATTTCGTCAGCGAGTTCAACGGTTTCATCGTTATTTAGCAGCAGCGACGTCGACGTTTCCAGCAATCTCTCCATAACCAGCAGCTCCTCCGGCGAGATTTTAGCTGCGGCGGTGGTGCCGCTTACGTTGACCGTGGAACGGGAAGGTGAGGAAGGACGAGTAGCTAGGAAGTTGAAGAAGTGCGTTGGGAGGAATAAGGGAGTCGCGTGGGGGTTTAGGTCCGTAATCGGACGGCGGAAGGAGATGGAGGATGCGGTTGCGGTGGTGCCGGGATTCATGTCGCATACGTGCGATCGCGTCGGAGGATGTACGAATCCTGGTTCTGGAAACTCCGTCGAGATCTCTCCGATTCATTTCTTCGGCGTTTACGATGGCCATGGTGGATCACAA GTGGCGAAATTCTGTGCAGAGCGAATGCATGAAGTGATAGCAGAAGAGTGGGATCAAGAAGCATCTAACGGTTGTAAATGGAAACAAAGATGGGAGTCAGTGATGTCCAGTAGCTTTGAAAGAGCCGACAATGAAGTCTTATCAGAGGCCGCAGCTCCTGAAATCGTCGGATCCACCGCAGTTGCGGTGGTGTTATCCGGTTGCCAAATCATCGTATCCAACTGCGGTGATTCCCGAGCAGTACTTTTCCGAGGCACGGAATCCATCCCTTTAACAGTTGATCAAAAG CCCGATAGAGAAGATGAACTCTTGAGAATCGAAGAACAAGACGGAAAAGTCATAAATTGGAATGGAGCAAGAGTATTTGGAGTCCTTGCCATGTCACGAGCGATTG GTGACAGATACTTAAGACCGTGGATAATACCAGTACCCGAAATAACATTCACAACAAGAACCGATGAAGACGAGTGCTTAATAATAGCAAGTGATGGACTTTGGGATGTAATGTCAAACACCGAGGTGGGTGAGGTGGCTCGCCGGATTTTGCGGCGGCGGCGGCGGTCTGCCGCCGGTGAAGTACCGGCGGCGCAAGTCCTGGCTGACAGCCTGATTGAAATAGCTGTGGGAAGAAATAGTTCGGATAATATATCGGTAATTGTTGTTGATCTTAAATCAAAGAGAAAGCATCATcatatatcatcatcatcatga